A segment of the Zalophus californianus isolate mZalCal1 chromosome 3, mZalCal1.pri.v2, whole genome shotgun sequence genome:
GGCACACACACCCTCCTCAAGGATGGTCGGGGTCAAGGGGGACATGGCTGCAGGGCAGCATAGCTTCAGAAGGCTCCAGGCCCACACTCCCGGGAGCAGCCATGGAGCCGGGGCAGCAACAGCCAGAGCAGTGACCACATGAACAGTGCCCATCACAGCAGGCGTAGAGAGCAGGTGGCAGCCTTAGGGACTCTGAGATAGGGGAGAGGACTggtgccccacccccctgccccaccatgTGATTGCACAGGCTTGTGGAGGCAAATTCTGACCTGGATCAGGACAGTGGTTAAGGATCatacagtggttaagagcacagccTTAGGGGCTTGGCCAGATGGCCTTGCTCACATCTCAGCTCTTGCTCTGACTGAGCCAcactttcttcatctatgaaatgggataaTGGTGCTTACCACAGGCCTTGTGGGGAGGATTAAGTAGCGCTGTGTCCATGCGTACGTTGAGAGTGAAGACCCAACACCTGGTCATCACTGTTAGCTgctctcacagttccagaggccagaGGTCTGAAATCACAGCGTCTGCAGAGTTATAGCCCCTCTGAACACTCTAGGGTagaatccttctttgcctcttgcaGCTTCCGGTGGTTTCTGGCGTTCCCCAACTTAGATCACTCCAATCAGTGTCTTTACATGGCTGTCCTCCCTGTGGCtggtcttctcccttccccttctcccataTTGCATCATTTGTAGCCCGAGGGGATTTTAATTTATGGAGGTGATTGGAAGATGACACAGAGAGGTCATTGCCATTGAAAGAATGTGTTACTCACACTTCCTGAGAGAAGGGGCATGCCCAGCCACACAGGGCCACATGGGAAACGTCAAgatggtcaggaggcagaagacaGGAGCAAGGGGAAGGCACAGGCCAGAGCCTTAACTGGAGTTTCTTCAGGAAGGGCAAAGCAAGGCAGAGTAAAGAGTTTAAGaatggctagtttgaataattccaACAGGCTTTTGGCTCTAGGAGTGGTCTCTAGTTGCTGGTACCTGGTCCTGGGGTGACTTGGGGCAGGGGCAATACTGGCTTGGTGTGTAAGAGATAAAAAGGTGGGTGGGGGCTCAGCCTTAGATAGCCCATCTGCCCCAGAAAGGAGAGTTCCTGGCAAGCTGTCTTACAGGAGAGAGAGGTAAATACTCTGGCCAATAGTTTGACCCTGTGATTGATAGATGCTAAACAGACTTACAGAAtctaagaaaacacagaacacttctcttataaagacactagtcattggatttaggacctaCCTTAATTCTGGatgatctcaagacccttaatttaattatgtctgcaaagaccctctttccaaagaaggtcacattcacaggttccaggggttAGGATAAGAGCATATCTTTGGGGGGCCCACAATTCAACCCACTATAGATGCCAGTTGACTGGATTGGTTTATGGTTCTCTTCCCTAGTGTAGACTCTGGGGAGACATGACAGCTTTTGCCTTTTTTGATGAGCCCTGCAGTGTTCCTTCCATAGTGGTGGCTTTGGCTGAATGCCAGTGCCAGAGAGGAATCCAAGGAAGGCTGTGCAAGGGACCCTGTGGGGTGATTTCTGGACCAGTGTGGGCAGAAGTCTTGGGATGGAGAAGTCTGAAGCTCAGGCAAGAAGGGAGATGACTTGAGAGCAGCAGTCATGGTAGCCAGAGGCCCCAGGGTGTTCTGGAGAGGTAGGATTGTGGGGCCTCCACAGCTTAGGTTCCTTGAATGACTTTCATGCTAGAGATGCTATTCCTTAAGGTGCCTTTGGTTGCTATAACAGAAAGCCCTGGATCAATTTCCTGAAACAACTTGGAAACAAATCACCTCTCATCACAGGAAATCTAGTGGCTGAGTGGCAGCAGGTATCATTTGATCAAGACTTGGCCCTACTTTTCTACAATCCCCATGGTTCCACTACTCTCTAtgcagggcttttttttttttttttttaaggccaggTGCCCTCATGGTTACAAGAGACCCAACTAAATGTGATCATGTACAAGAGCAGAAGAGGACTACCTCTTCCTGGGTCTCCTAATAAATAAGGAAACCTCCCAAAGTCTCTAAAAGAACTCACCTCACTCTCATGACTCCATGGCCAGCATTGCATGAAGGCCTGTGCCTGATCCAGTGACCCCTCCAGGAAATAGCTTCGATCATCAGGCGCATCCCTAGAGCTGGACTGGGGCCAGACTGTCTTCCCTGCCACACAGCCTCCTGGCTTTGGGTGCTCCAAATAGATGATTCCCATCACCCACACGCTAGTGCAGTGGAGGGTCTAGGGCAAGCCTACCTCAAAGGGGAAAGGTgctagggaggggcaggggttgTTGCTGCCAGAATCCCCAGGGAGCCTGGCAAAAGCACATTGTACCATCCCTCCCGGTGTGGGCAAAGCGAATTATTCATTCACTGCAGCAACTACAGGAATATTACTCATGGGGCAGGGGATGGATTTCTAGTGAGTGAGATCTGGGGAATGACCCGGGAGTCACCACGGGCAGGCATCCCCTCCGAGGAAATCTTGGGCTCATTTGGTGAAGAGACTCCTGGAAAGAGCAAATCATCCATGAGTCCTGATGGCAGGCAGCCTGTCCAAAAAAGATGGCTCACCGTCATTGTGGACATGCTGCCCAATGCTCCCCGAGGCTCTGTGCTTCCTGAGAGCATTATCTGATTCCCCCCCTTGCCTTCATGCATCCATGCTGCCGGGCCCACCCCAGGTGGGACTAAGAAGTCAGCGCAGACAGCACAGGTTAGGGACTCAGTCCCACAGGACTGCCCCCACTCCAGACGCCAGCAGCAAATGGGTCCCCAGGCCACCTGCACTTCTGCCCGTTCCCCTCAGGTTCACTAGAACGAGTCCCAGAACTTAGGAAAACACTGTACTCTGGACTACAGTTCAGtacaaaagatacaaatgaacagccagatggagaGGTACATAGGGCGAGGTCGGGAAGGGTCCCCGGGGGCAGGAGCCTCTGTCCCCATAGAGTCAGGGTGACCACCCTCCCTGCATGGGGATGTGTTCACCAGTCCAGAAGCTCCCTTAGTCTCCCTGTTTCAGAGTTTTTATTAAAGTTCCATTGTGCAGACACGACTGATTAAATCATCGACCTTTCGTGATTAACTTAAGCTCCGGCCCCTTTCCATCCCCAggtcaggggctggggctgcacGTTCCACAAGCTTGTTTTCTCTGGAGACAAGTCCCATCCCGAAGCTCTCTAGCCACCTCATTACCACAAACTCAGGTACAGTCAGAAGGGGCTCCTCATGAATAATACAAGATACTCTTACCACCAAATTCCgcaggttttaggagctctgggcCAGGAACCGGGACAAAgagcaaatacatatttttcattatacCACAGGTAAAGACTATTGCTCTCCCCAGTTTACAGACGGAGGGACCGAAGCACAGCGATTTTAAGTGACTTGCCTTAGTTACACAGCTCACTACAGCAagcaggatctgaacccaggtggCCCCCCTCAATTCCTCAGAAGGGAACCCTGAGGTCTGTCCACTTCAGAGGGCAGGGCGCACAGCCTCCCTATTGGGAAAAGATTGTCATCTGATTCAGTAGTGTGCCCATAAACCACCAGTTCCCTGGGAACAAACAAAACcgtgattggggcgcctgggtggctcagtggattaggcgtctgccttcggctcacatcatgatctcagggtcctgggatccagccccgcatcgggcccctcATCGAGCctcagcatcgggctccctgatcagtggggagcctgcttctccctctccttctgcccctcccctccctgctcatactctctctttttctcaaataaataaataaaaccttaaaaaaaaaaaacctgattgaTAGCCactttccatggtgtaaataatCCCACTGAGGCTGGTTTCCAGCTGCCCGCCTGAACTCGCTGGGAAGAAAAGCGCTCAGTGGACCGGTTATGGGGCCTGAGGTTATGGGGAAGCAGTCGCTTCTGGGTCCGATTCCAACACCAACACTCCAAGCAGGCAGAAGCTTCCTATTATCATGTGACTTTAACTCCCACCCAAGGATGAGTAGACAGCCAGTTGTCTCTCTGGTTTAATGGGCAGAGCCTTGCTGGAGCCCTTCTCACTGATGGGGGGCagcccacccagggccccagcttGTGTGTTAAACTCTCTACACACAGCACCCTGTATTGTACCCTAAGGTCACAGCTCCTGTTCTGACATTAGAAAGTCCCCAAACCCTGACCTCAGTTTATACTCACCCCAATCCCCACCTCCATTCCTGGTTAAGTTTACCCTTCTAGAACCTGGAGACCTCCCATTCTTCGTAGTGCTGCTATGTACTTAATCCATCGTGAACAGTATTTAATCAGGCATTTCTGTGTGTTTGAAggacgtgtgtgtatgtgtgtgtgagtttgtATGGGCTGGGATAACAGACCTCCCACTCACTGAGCTGAGCCCACCCTATTGCTtagggtgatttttctttttattatttacttatttctttttttttttttaagatttcattcacttatttatttagagagagtgtgtgagtggggagagggagagaatctcaagcagactccccgctgagcacggggGGGGGGCCCCCCCGAGGGGGGGGATGttgatcccacgaccttgagatcatgaccttagccatctaggcgcccctttaattatttcttatatgcattttctgattttgttaCAGTAATCGGAATAGCTGCTGGGCAATTCGCTTTATTTCCTGTCAGCTTGTCTTAGTGGACCCCCTTTTACATATCTGTGCTCACCATACAGTGGATCTTGTCTGTTTCCCACCCAGCATGCATCTGCCTTCTTTTGGTCACAGCACTCCAAAATCCTTTGGAGACCCATTCAGCTACCCCCTGTAGGCCTTCTGTGTCAGTGGGGCTGACCCCATGCCCCCACGCCAGGCCTGACTAACCAGGATGTGGTCCCTGGGCTGTAGAGATGGCTTCAGGAGCCCACAAGGCTCAGGCCTGAGGTTTGCCGAAACCACATAACTAGCAGTGCCACTCATGGGCCCAGAGCCGTTGGCAGCCTGAGCGTGGGTGACATCTTCCTACAAATCTAGCACCagccaagagagggagagacagaagattGAATCTTGACATTACCATTGAGCCCTGCTGTAAGGAAGTTTTCCCTTAGACTTTATAGGTTTCTGTGAACAAATtcatcttttattatctttttttaagattttttatttattttttaacagagagagagacagcgagagagggaacacaagcagggagagtgggagggggagaagcaggcttcccgctgagcagggagcctgatgcgggacttgatcccaggaccctcggatcatgacccaagctgaaggcagatgcttaacgactgagccacccaggcgccctattttttattatcttgagCTTAAGCCGGTCTGAGCTGGGTTTCCATCACTTCCAGCTGAGAGTGTTGGCAAATACACATAGTGTGTGTGCAATAATGTATCCTGCTTTTTAgagtaatattattatttttttaaagattttatttgtttatttgacagagagagacacagccagagagggaacacaagcaggggggagtgggagagggagaagcaggctttccactgagcggggagcccgatgcggggctcgatcccaggaccccgggaccatgacctgagccgaaggcagacgcttaatgactgagccacccaggcgcccctagagtaaTATTATTTAACAAGCATTTTCCCATGTGTCTACGTAGGCTTTATAgagctgcataatagtccataaACTGGGTTTACCctaaaatgagaacatttatttatttaataggaGAGTCATTGTCCCTACAAAACAGGAGtgggaaagaaatcaaaggcaacatttttttaagattttatttatttacttagagagagagagagaggtagcacaAAGGGAGGggcataggcagagggagagaatctcaagcagactcccgctgagggtggagcccaatgccgggcttaatcccaggaccctgagatcataacctgagctgaaaccaagagtcagacacttaaccaactgctccacccaagcacccccaaagGCAACATTTTTGAGACTAATTTCCTCCTCCGAACACTACTTAATAAAGGCAAGAAACTTTTGAActaaattaagggaaaaaactcttagatatattttctctcatatatgtgtgcatatatatatatatatatatatatataaaacgtATAACAGAATAGATATACATTATGTTCTACACCAATACTGTTTAATATTtatgtgtaaataaataatattttgtctCCAAATTTTAACAATCCTCTCTGCTCTTTGATATTAATCCCTCTTTATTCTACTTTATCTTTCCTTGCCACAGATTTTTAAGGCATGCGAGATTTAACAAGGGTAAGTGTAGAGTACAACATATAGAATCAAAAGTCGAACTCCAATAGAAGGGGAGGACAGGGAGCTTGGCTTCAGTGCCTATGAAGAGTGCCCGATGGTCTTAGTGGGCCACAGGCTGTCCGTGAGGTGACATCAAGAACTTACTAACTAGAGGCAGGGCAGTGTGGGTAGGAGGGGGGCGGTCTGCACTCTGGAGTCAGGCAGATGTCATTGAACTTGCTGTGCACTTAGTTTCTCTAAGTCTTAGAGACTTTTCTAAGTCTTCTAAATTCCACTCAATACTTTCCATtgcatctcattggccagaagcCCTTACCTAGCTGTGGGGAAGGCTGGGCAATGCATTCTtttggctgagcacagagccaccCTGAATAAAATCGGGATTGTGATACTAAAGTAGaagggcgggcgcctgggtggctcagttggttgggcgactgccttcggctcaggtcatgatcctggagtcccgggatcgagtcccacatcgggctccctgctcagcagggagtctgcttctccctctgaccctctcccctctcatgctctctctctctctctcattctctctctcaaataaataaataaaatctttaaaaaaaatttaaaaaataaagaagaagagcTACTAGGATGAGCAACTAGCAGTCTTCTCCATGATTCTTTCACAAGGTACAAGTTTGTACCAAttggtcccccccaccccaacaaacTTGGGTTTGCCCTCTGACCTCTGACATGGCAGCAGGGTATTCATGGGGAGAAGAAATGTTTAATGAGCATTGAGCTTGGTGCTCGGGAGAAGTGACACCAGCTGTTACCTACTGATGTGATGCGATTATGGTAGGCCTCTGTCTGCATTATCCAGTGTCCTTACCATGCCAGTCATCCAGTATTTTTACTATCCCACCCTGGATATAAGAGGGCATTGGAGAGAGCTTGCGTTCCAAAGCCAGACAAAGTGCAAAACCCAGATTCGGTGCTTATTAATGGTGTGACTTTGCATGAGTCACTTATTCCCTCTGAGGCTCAGCTTCCCCGtgtgtaaaatgggtataataatagaTGTATACTTACCTACAGACAACAGAGTAGTTGGAAGGATTAGATGCTTGGCTCCTTCTCCTGCCTGTGGCAAGTAGTCACTAACTGTTAGCTGAGAACCCCAGGGGAAGCACAGGTGTGACAGGCTGCAACCTTCCACTCCAGCCCCCTTCTTAACAAAGAGCATAAGCCCCAGTAGGCTTGCCTGGGTCTGCACTTTTCCAAAGGATACTCAGGGGTTTATAGCTCTCTTGTTATTCTCCACCCTTCCAGCCCAGTTGAGCAGGGAGAAAATGGGGATTGTTCATCCTGTGTCACAAGGAGTGCAGGGAATAGAGCCTGGGATGTGTGGCTGTGCCCGGCATTCATGCCCGGGTCCCACACTGGCCACCCCTCAGACACGAGACACGGATCTGCATTCCCCCCTCACCTGCCCTCGCACTCAGGGAGTGACAGCTCTGATGATATTAAATCTTTGCTTGGCCACACGCTTAGTGTTCCCTTCCAAACACACGTGctcaaaatggaaagatattccccccaaaaaaggtggGGGGCACCCGGTTGGCTCAGTgattaagcttccaactcttggtttcagctcaggtcctgaactcaggctcatgagatcaagccctgcatggggccccGTGCTCAGtactgagtctgcttgtccctctccctccccctctgctctgcccctggcgttctctctctctcaaataaataaataaaacatttttaaaaatggaaagctattccatgcttatggaatggaagaattaatattgttaaaatgggggcgcctggttgcctcagtcagtagagcatgtgactcttgatcttggggtcctgagttcaagccccacactgggcctagAGTTTACTAAAAAATGTCCATACAgcccaaagcaatgtacagattcaatgtaatccttatcaaaataatcAACAGTGTTTTCCACAGATCTAGAACCAATAatagtaaaatttgtatggaaccacagaggACCCtgcatagccaaagcaatcttgagaaagaagaacaaagctagggacgcctgggtggctcaactggttaagcatctatcttccgctcaggtcatgatcccagggtcctgggatcgagtcccacatcaggctccttgctcagcaggaacctgcttctccctctacttgtgtgctctctctctctctctgacagataaataaataaaatcttttaaaaaaaataaaattaaaaaaaatagaacaaagcgggaggcatcacaatcccaggtttcaagatacacaacaaagctatagtaatcaaaacagtgtggtactggcaggAAAATAGACACAGGGcgcctacgtggctcagttggttaagcgactgccttcggctcaggtcgtgatcctggagtcccgggatcgggtcccgcatcgggctccctgctcggcagggagtctgctctccctctgaccctctcccctctcatgctgtctctctatctcattctctctctcaaataaataaataaaatctttaaaaaaaaaaaaggaaaatagacacatagatcaatggaacagaatagagatcccagaaataaatacaCGCTTATATGGTCacttaatctacaacaaaggaggcaagaatatacaatggggaaaagacagtctctttaaaaaatggtgctgggaaaactggacagctacatgcaaaagaatgaaactgggccactttttaacacaatacacaaaaataaactcaaaatggatgtaaagacctaaatgtgagacctgaaaccatgaaaatccaaacaccctttctcattctttgcagTATGTATagactgagaattttccaggtCTTTACATTCTAGTTCCCTTTATCTTAATAATTCCATCTTTAAGTCATTTCCCTCCTTTCGAATTCTACTATAGTCAGAGGAGCCAAGCCACACCTTCAACATTTTGCCTAGAAATTCCTTCAATTTCTGCTCTTTCCGTGCCACCGTAATGGTGCGCATGAGTGTCCTGGCAGATGCTCTCAGGAGCATTAATGATGCTGAAAAGAGAGGTAAACGCCAGGTTCTAATTAGGCCATGCTCCAAAGTCATCGTCTGGTTTCTAACTGTAATGACGAAGCGTGGTTACATGGGCAAATTTGAAGTCACTGATGAtcacagtgctgggaaaattgttGTGAACTTCAGGGGCAGGTTAAACAAGTCTGGAGTGATGAGCCCCAGATTTGATGTATATATAACtcaaagatctagaaaaatggtAGAATAATCTGCTTCCATCCCACCAGTTGCACGGACAACCCCAGCTGGCATCATGGACCATCAAGAAGCAAGACGAaggtggtgcctgggtgactcagtcgttaaacatctgccttcggctcaggtcgtgatcccggggtcctgggatggagccccacatcgggctccctgctccgcgggaagcctgcttctccctctcccactccccctgctgtgtcccctctctcgctgtgtctctctctgtcaaataaataaacaaaatctttaaaaaaaagaagaagaagaagaagaagaagaagcaagacgaaaacacacaggagggaagctcttgggattctttttctagggATGTAAATCATACGTGCAAATGAAATgcctcagtggaaaaaaaaaagaaagaaattgcttcAACTTCTTCCAATTGCATCACTCACAAGTTCTACCTTCTGGAAAACACTAGAACACTAACCCAATTCAGCTAAGTTTTTTGCCACTTTATAAAAAACAAGGATCCCCTTTCCTCCCGTTTCCAATAACATGTTCCTTGTTTCCATCTGAGACCATGTCAAAATGCCTTTACCATCCATATTTCTCCCAACGTTCAGTTCAGGATTACTAGGGGTTctctgagaaaactgaggctttcTCTCCAGagctctccttcccttcctagCTCTCTCCAGAATCACCCCTAAAGATCTTCAGTGAAGGCTTTTCTGAGCATTTAGCTCAGACACTTCCAGCTTCTGCCTGATATGCAGTTCCAGAGCTGTGTCCACATGCTTGGGTGTTTGCTACAGCAGCCCCCCACTTCTCAGCACATATTTCTACCTTAGTCTATTTGGGCTGCTATTACAGAACACTATGGACTGCGGCAAGTTCGGGGAgtgcttataaataacagaatttttttttaagcaaactacgcccaccgtggggctcaaactcacgaccctaagatcaagagtcacacactccactgactgagccagccaggcgccccaacagaaatttatttctcacagctctggaagctggGACGTCGAAGATCAAGGCACACGTggttcagtgtctggtgaggacctgcttcctggtttgcagattgCCCCCTTCCGGCTGCATTTCACACGGAGGAGAGGGCCAAACaactctttttataagggcagcAATGCTGTTCATAAGggccccatcctcatgacctaagcacctccaaACACTATTACATTGGGGATTAGctttcaacctatgaattttggggtgggacacaaacattcagtctatggCACCCCACAACCAAAGATGGTTGTTGTTAGGAGCTGCCCAGGCCCTTAGCCTTCACTTATTTCTACTCACCACTGCTGGGAGACTGACTCTCTGCAGAAAGACTGGCCAAATCCGGGTCCTGAGTCACCAGCGTGGACAGAGAGGTGCTGGGACTGGCTCCTTCTAACACTTagataaatgttaataaataacaTGTTAATAACTAAATGTTAATCAATAAACCGCCATCCCTGTCCCATGATTCCTGTGGGCACCAGCACCTGCACCTATATACACACCTCCACTTTTTCCCCAAAACATTTGCCGTTCTCTCCTTATGCACCTGCAAACTCAGCTATAAATTATCCcgcggggcgcctgcgtggcccagttggttgagcgcctgccttcggctcaggtcatgatcccggggtcctggggtcgagcctgctccgcggggagcctgcttttccctctccccgctgctggtgtgcgctctctctctctctctctctcaaataaatacataaaatctttaatgaaTAAAGTGTCCTGTGGACTCAGCCCACTAGGGCAGCCCCTCCAGAGGCCCAGGACCCTCTCTGCACAAGTACCTATGACATTGCTAACTGCCTACAGCCCCCTGTGACCTCACTGCCTGAGCAAGGCGAGCAGGGCCCTGGCCACTCCCTCAGCCAGCACAAGTGACAGAGGGCCCAGATGACCAGCAGACCCTCGGGAGAGGCCAGAGCTGCCAGCATCTGCACACATGGCGACAGCAGATCCATGGACAGTCTTACAGAGGGGTCCCAAAATCAGGTCCCCCTCCCTGCAGATGCCCCAGTGGCTAACGGTGCTGTAGCGTCATCCGTCGAGTCGGTGACCCCCAAACCCACATCAGCATCTGGGGACAAGGACAGACCTGAAGCTGCTGAAAGACACAGCCAGGAGCCCACGGAGGCCTCAAATGCTCAGCAGACGTCCACGAGCCCCCAGGACGCAGCACGCGACGGACAGGTGCAAGATTCCGGCGTGACTCAGGGTCCCCTTCAGACCTCCCTGCGTGACTCCCTGGCGGAAGAGACACCACAAATGGCAGGTATCCCGGGCGGAGAACGAGAGTCAGCTCCGACTACCCCAAGGGCTAAGGTACAGTTCCGCAGTAGCGTGGATGCTCAGCCCATCGTGAGCGCTGCAGACGTGGATGGTGAGCTTGGCAGTCAGGCCACCAGCACCACCGAAGCTGTTGAGGAGGGATCGGAGGGTCCGGAGGCCTTGAACGCGGACACTGAAGCTTTGCCGGGAGCCGGGTGCTGGCGAGTGACTGCGGGGGATTTGGAGGACCGCTCGGGGGACCTGCAGGCTCAGCAGTTGCCTCCATCCCCAGGAGGCAGCACGCTGCCCTCACCTGGCCCCCAAGAGATGGCCCTGGGGAGGAG
Coding sequences within it:
- the TEX44 gene encoding testis-expressed protein 44, coding for MTSRPSGEARAASICTHGDSRSMDSLTEGSQNQVPLPADAPVANGAVASSVESVTPKPTSASGDKDRPEAAERHSQEPTEASNAQQTSTSPQDAARDGQVQDSGVTQGPLQTSLRDSLAEETPQMAGIPGGERESAPTTPRAKVQFRSSVDAQPIVSAADVDGELGSQATSTTEAVEEGSEGPEALNADTEALPGAGCWRVTAGDLEDRSGDLQAQQLPPSPGGSTLPSPGPQEMALGRRSLDSRLYEANEENTYMRSMTSLLGRGEGSISSLADILVWSETTMGMATALLASGHSSVTDLLHSTGPSLRSVSSILESTFSSGLMAGTSSALRFVTHMLERVEQRTVEGVRSAMRYLTSHLLPGQAHTGPNSE